A single genomic interval of Mangifera indica cultivar Alphonso chromosome 5, CATAS_Mindica_2.1, whole genome shotgun sequence harbors:
- the LOC123216113 gene encoding cytochrome P450 71B34-like produces MALDTLSMAILLPLLLIPILFLLNNIKQVKKQNNRLPPGPPKLPLLGNLHQLGKLPHQSLWKLSQKYGPVMLLKLGRISLVVISSAEAAKDVLKIHDLDCCSRPQLTGCGKLSYNFLDVSFAPYGDYWREMRKICVLELFSLKRVQSFRFIREEEVASLMDSISQSSSTASPVELSEKMYALTGSIVFRMAFGKRFQGSNFDDNDYRFQELIHAAMAVAGGFTAEECFPYVGWLIDRVNGYYSMLERVCHELDDFYQQIINDHLKLEGRRTKQEPEDIIDVMLKIERDHQIQSGRQAQLTRDSIKAVTMDIFLAGVDTSASTIVWAMAELARNPGAMKKAQDEVRNCVGNKGRVTEADIDKLEYLQLIIKETLRLHPPAPLLLPRETISHFTVNGYSIHPKTLIQVNAWAIGRDPNSWKKPEEFFPERFIDSSFDYKGQNFEYLPFGAGRRSCPGIHLGLITSELALANLLYCFNWKLPNGMKEEDLNMEEAPGQTLTVAKKTPLNLMPTSYLQLKVGND; encoded by the exons ATGGCTTTGGACACCCTATCCATGGCCATATTGCTCCCTCTTCTGTTAATCCCAATACTTTTCCTCCTCAATAACATAAAACAAGTCAAAAAGCAAAACAACCGCCTCCCACCTGGCCCTCCCAAGCTTCCACTACTGGGCAATTTACATCAACTTGGAAAATTACCTCACCAATCTTTGTGGAAACTCTCCCAAAAATATGGCCCAGTCATGCTCCTAAAACTCGGTCGTATATCCCTCGTTGTAATCTCCTCTGCTGAAGCTGCAAAGGATGTCTTAAAAATTCATGACCTTGACTGTTGCAGCAGGCCACAGTTAACCGGTTGTGGGAAGCTCTCATACAACTTTTTAGATGTCTCTTTTGCACCATATGGTGATTACTGGAGAGAAATGAGGAAAATATGTGTGTTGGAGCTTTTCAGCTTGAAGCGGGTCCAGTCATTTCGGTTTATTAGGGAAGAAGAAGTGGCGTCGCTGATGGACTCTATTTCTCAGTCGTCATCTACAGCCTCTCCTGTGGAGCTCTCAGAGAAGATGTATGCTCTAACTGGAAGTATAGTATTTAGGATGGCTTTTGGAAAGAGATTTCAGGGGAGTAATTTCGATGATAATGACTATAGATTTCAAGAGTTGATTCATGCAGCCATGGCTGTGGCTGGAGGCTTCACTGCAGAAGAATGCTTCCCTTATGTAGGCTGGTTGATCGACCGAGTTAATGGTTATTATTCAATGCTTGAGAGAGTTTGCCATGAATTGGACGATTTCTACCAGCAAATAATCAACGATCATCTTAAACTTGAGGGTAGAAGGACAAAACAAGAGCCAGAGGACATCATCGATGTGATGTTGAAAATTGAGAGAGATCATCAGATTCAATCTGGCCGCCAAGCCCAGCTAACAAGAGATAGTATTAAAGCAGTCACCATG GATATATTTTTGGCCGGGGTGGATACTAGTGCGAGTACCATAGTGTGGGCAATGGCAGAGCTAGCGAGGAATCCAGGAGCCATGAAAAAAGCACAAGATGAAGTGAGAAACTGTGTCGGAAATAAAGGAAGAGTTACAGAAGCCGACATAGATAAACTCGAATACCTGCAACTGATAATCAAAGAAACTCTTAGACTGCACCCTCCTGCCCCACTTCTACTTCCAAGAGAAACTATATCCCACTTTACAGTTAATGGTTACAGCATTCATCCTAAAACGCTGATACAAGTCAATGCCTGGGCAATTGGAAGAGATCCTAACAGTTGGAAAAAACCTGAAGAATTCTTCCCGGAAAGGTTTATTGATAGCTCTTTTGATTATAAAGGGCAAAATTTTGAGTATTTGCCATTTGGAGCTGGTCGAAGAAGTTGCCCTGGAATTCATTTGGGATTAATAACATCTGAGCTAGCACTTGCAAATCTCTTGTATTGCTTCAATTGGAAATTGCCAAATGGGATGAAGGAGGAAGATTTGAACATGGAGGAGGCACCTGGTCAGACTCTTACAGTCGCTAAGAAGACACCCCTCAACCTAATGCCAACCAGCTATTTGCAGTTGAAAGTGGGAAATGATTAA
- the LOC123216111 gene encoding cytochrome P450 71B26-like: MALDTLCMATLLSLLLIAILFLLNNIKQVKKQNNRLPPGPPKLPILGNLHQLGKLPHQSFWKLSQKYGPVMLLKLGRVSLVVISSAEAAKDVLKIHDLDCCSRPPLTGSGKLSYSFLDVAFAPYGDYWREMRKMCVLELFSLKRVQSFRFIREEEVASLMDSISQSSSTASPVELSEKMYALTGSIVFRMAFGKRFQGSNFDDNDYRFQELIRAAMAVAGGFTAEECFPYVGWLIDRVRGYHSMIERVCHELDDFYQQIINDHLKPEGGRTKQEPEDIIDVMLKIERDHQIQSGRQAQLTRDGIKAVTMNILLGGVDTSASTVVWAMAELARNPKAMKKAQDEVRNCVGNKGRVTEADIDKLEYLKLIIKETLRLHPPAPLLLPRETISHFTVNGYSIYPKTLMQVNAWAIGRDPNTWRKPEEFFPERFFDSSFDFKGQNFAYLPFGAGRRSCPGIHLGLITSELALANLLYCFDWKLPNGMKEEDLNMEEAPGQSVTVSKKTPLNLMPTNYLQLKVGND; this comes from the exons ATGGCTTTGGACACTCTATGCATGGCCACATTGCTCTCTCTTCTGCTAATCGCAATACTTTTCCTCCTCAATAACATAAAACAAGTCAAAAAGCAAAACAACCGCCTCCCACCTGGCCCACCCAAGCTTCCAATACTGGGCAATTTACATCAACTTGGAAAATTACCTCACCAATCTTTTTGGAAACTCTCCCAAAAATATGGCCCAGTCATGCTCCTAAAACTCGGTCGTGTATCCCTCGTTGTAATCTCCTCTGCTGAAGCTGCAAAGGATGTCTTAAAAATTCATGACCTTGACTGTTGCAGCAGGCCACCGTTAACCGGCTCTGGGAAGCTCTCATACAGCTTTTTAGATGTCGCTTTTGCACCGTATGGTGATTACTGGAGAGAAATGAGGAAGATGTGTGTGTTGGAGCTTTTCAGCTTGAAGCGGGTCCAGTCATTTCGGTTTATTAGGGAAGAAGAAGTGGCGTCGCTGATGGACTCCATTTCTCAGTCGTCATCTACAGCCTCTCCTGTGGAGCTTTCAGAGAAGATGTATGCTCTAACTGGAAGTATAGTATTTAGGATGGCTTTTGGAAAGAGATTTCAGGGGAGTAATTTCGATGATAATGACTATAGATTTCAAGAGTTGATTCGTGCAGCCATGGCTGTGGCTGGAGGCTTCACTGCAGAAGAATGCTTCCCTTATGTAGGCTGGTTGATTGATCGAGTAAGGGGTTATCATTCAATGATCGAGAGAGTTTGCCATGAATTGGACGATTTCTACCAGCAAATAATCAACGATCATCTTAAACCTGAGGGTGGAAGGACAAAACAAGAGCCAGAGGACATCATCGATGTGATGTTGAAAATTGAGAGAGATCATCAAATTCAATCTGGCCGCCAAGCTCAGCTAACAAGAGATGGTATTAAAGCAGTCACCATG AATATACTTTTGGGCGGGGTTGACACCAGTGCAAGTACCGTAGTGTGGGCAATGGCAGAGCTAGCGAGGAATCCAAAAGCCATGAAAAAAGCACAAGATGAAGTGAGAAACTGTGTTGGAAATAAAGGAAGAGTTACAGAAGCCGACATAGATAAACTCGAATACCTGAAACTGATAATCAAAGAAACTCTTAGACTCCACCCTCCTGCCCCACTTCTACTTCCAAGAGAAACTATATCCCACTTTACAGTTAATGGTTACAGCATTTATCCTAAAACGCTGATGCAAGTCAATGCCTGGGCAATTGGAAGAGACCCTAACACTTGGAGAAAACCTGAAGAATTCTTCCCAGAAAGGTTTTTTGATAGCTCTTTTGATTTTAAAGGGCAGAATTTTGCGTATTTACCATTTGGAGCTGGTCGAAGAAGTTGCCCTGGAATTCATTTGGGATTAATAACATCGGAGCTAGCACTTGCAAATCTCCTGTATTGCTTCGATTGGAAATTGCCAAATGGGATGAAGGAGGAAGATTTGAACATGGAGGAGGCACCTGGTCAGTCTGTTACGGTCTCTAAGAAGACGCCTCTCAACCTAATGCCAACCAACTATTTGCAATTAAAAGTTGGAaatgattaa
- the LOC123215637 gene encoding cytochrome P450 71B34-like, protein MAPYTIPMWFFLILLPLLLFFLLKNIRSLRILNKQLPPGPPKLPILGNLHQLGELPHQSLRQLSAKYGPVMLLKLGRIPLVVISSAQAAKDVLKNHDLDCCSRPHFTGSGKLTYNYLDMAFSPYSEHWREIRKICVLELFSLKRVQSFHFIREEETAFLINSISESAASATPVDLSEKIFALTGSVIFRMAFGKRFRGSNFDNRRFEELVHDVESVVGGFTANECFPYIGWIVDRLTGYYKKLDRVFHELDTLFQQIIDDHLQPERTKRDAQEDIIDVLLKIVREETESRLTEDNIKAVLLNIFLGGVDTSAITVIWAMAELTKNPRLMHKAQEEVRKCVGPKGKVTESDLDKLVYMKMIIKETLRLHPPAPLLLPREALSRFTVNGYNIYPKTMIQINAWAIGRDPKSWDNPEEFSPERFMNNSIDFKGQNFELLPFGSGRRSCPAMHMGLITTEIALANLLYCFDWKLPSGMKEDDLNMDESAGVSLTVSKKIPLMLVPVNYLQQP, encoded by the exons ATGGCTCCCTACACTATTCCAATGTGGTTCTTTCTTATCCTACTGCCTTTACTGCTTTTTTTCCTCTTGAAGAATATTCGATCTCTCAGAATACTGAATAAGCAGCTCCCACCAGGCCCTCCAAAGCTTCCAATTCTAGGAAATTTACACCAACTAGGAGAGTTGCCTCACCAATCTCTGAGGCAACTTTCTGCCAAATATGGACCGGTCATGCTTCTAAAGCTTGGTCGTATACCCCTTGTTGTTATCTCCTCTGCGCAAGCGGCAAAAGATGTCTTAAAAAATCATGATCTTGACTGTTGCAGCAGACCACACTTTACAGGAAGTGGGAAGCTTAcctataattatttagataTGGCTTTTTCACCATATAGTGAGCACTGGAGAGAGATAAGGAAAATATGTGTTCTTGAGCTTTTTAGCCTCAAGAGGGTGCAGTCATTTCACTTCATTAGGGAAGAAGAAACCGCTTTTCTAATTAATTCGATCTCTGAATCAGCAGCTTCTGCAACTCCTGTTGATCTTTCTGAGAAGATTTTTGCTCTAACAGGAAGTGTCATTTTCAGAATGGCGTTTGGGAAGAGATTTCGAGGGAGTAATTTTGATAATCGGAGATTTGAAGAATTGGTTCATGATGTTGAGTCTGTAGTGGGAGGTTTCACTGCCAATGAGTGCTTTCCCTATATAGGTTGGATTGTTGACAGACTGACCGGATATTACAAAAAGCTTGACAGAGTTTTCCATGAACTGGATACTTTATTCCAGCAGATAATTGATGATCATCTTCAACCCGAGAGGACAAAACGAGATGCTCAGGAAGATATTATTGACGTGTTGCTGAAAATAGTAAGGGAAGAAACGGAATCTCGGCTCACAGAAGACAATATAAAGGCTGTTCTCTTG AATATATTTTTGGGTGGAGTAGACACAAGTGCAATTACTGTGATCTGGGCAATGGCAGAGCTAACTAAGAATCCAAGATTGATGCATAAAGCACAAGAAGAAGTGAGAAAGTGTGTTGGACCGAAAGGAAAAGTGACAGAGTCTGACCTCGACaaacttgtatatatgaaaatgataatcaaaGAAACTTTGAGATTGCATCCTCCAGCCCCACTCTTACTTCCAAGAGAAGCTTTGTCCCGATTCACAGTTAATGGTTACAACATTTATCCAAAAACAATGATCCAAATTAACGCTTGGGCAATTGGAAGAGATCCCAAAAGCTGGGATAACCCTGAAGAATTCTCCCCGGAAAGATTTATGAATAACTCCATTGATTTTAAAGGGCAAAATTTTGAGCTTTTGCCATTTGGATCTGGTCGACGAAGTTGTCCCGCTATGCATATGGGGTTAATTACGACGGAAATCGCACTTGCTAATCTCTTGTATTGTTTTGACTGGAAATTACCCAGTGGAATGAAGGAGGATGATTTGAACATGGATGAATCAGCTGGGGTGAGCCTCACCGTTTCAAAAAAGATTCCTCTAATGCTTGTGCCAGTCAATTATCTCCAGCAGCCATGA